GTCCTACCTAATTTATGAAACTCAAGCTTTTTTAGCTACTCCCTGCTATATTTGCTAACACACCCTTTTCGTTACAATGAGAATATCTGTTGCAATACTTCTCTATGAGTCAACCTACTGCATCGATCAACACCAAACTCATTGACTCTCTGGCTCAAATTATCCTTTCCCTCACCGACGAGGAGCGCCAACTTCTGGCGCAAAAAATTCAACATTCACCGTTGTCTGAGGAAGAGCATCAACATAAAAAAGAAGCTTTACAACGAGATATTACTTTGGGTGTGGAACAACTCAAGAACGGCGACTACACCGAGTATAACGATTCCTCACTACCCAACTTATTTGAAAATATTAAGAGACGCGCTAAACAAAGACTTGAGCAGGAGCCAGCTCAGTGAATCGCTTCCGTCTTTCACAACAGGCAGAACAAGACTTGGAAGATATCTGGGTTTATCTAGCACGACAGAATGAACTTTTAGCGGACAAACAGATTGCCCAAATATTAGACCGATTCCCTATGTTATCTCAATTTCCTGATATGGGTAAACAGCGTAACAATTTACTCCCTGGACTTCGGAGCTTTCCCGTTCAGCCCTACATCGTTTTTTATACTAAAATTGCGGATGGCATCGAAATTGTTAGAGTCTTGCACCAATTTAGAGATATTGACAGCCAGTTGTCGTAATTTGGCGATCGCATTAGTAGAATGAGCAGCGCCTTCTACATTAATTAAATCAGTAACTTACTACAGGAGTGCCAGTAGCTACCAGAGAAAAGTATGGTTGTTAAACATCAAGCTACTATTCCACGCTTAACTGAAGGTAGTATCGAACAGTTACGCAAGAGAGGATTACCTGAATGCAACACTGATGAAGAAATAGCATTAGCAATGGGAATCAGCGTCGAAAAGCTGCATTTTTTAGCTGGCGATCGCTCTATATCTTCTACTTCACTTTATTCCCGCTTTCAGATTTCCAAAAAAACAGGTGCAGCGAGAACAATTACTGCACCAACGCCCGAACTAAAAGCTGCTCAAAGATGGATTTTAAAGCATATTTTAGATAAGATAGAAATTCACGATGCAGCTCATGGTTTTTGTCGCGATCGCTCTATTGTTACCAATGCCACACCGCATGTAGGTAGAGATGTAATAGTAAAACTCGATCTACAAAACTTTTTTCAATTAATTACATATAAACGTGTCAAAGAATTATTTCATGGTTTTGGTTATTCTGAAACTGCGGCAACAATTTTTGGATTAATCTGTACGATCGCGACAACAAATAATAGTAATAAAACGAGCTGTAAAAATATAGAAAAACGTCACTTACCTGAAGGTGCGCCAACCAGCCCTGCTATTTCAAATCTGGTTTGCGATCGCCTCGATACGCATTTAACTAAACTTGCCAATAATCTTGGATTTCGCTATACACGTTATGCCGACGATCTAACATTTTCTTGTTATGGAGCAGCTCATAAAGTAGATAAATTAATTCAAGAAAGTAAATCGATCGTTACTCAAGAAAGCTTTACAGTTAATTCTGATAAAACTCAAGTTTTAAGCAAATCTGTACAACAAATAGTCACGGGTATTGTGGTAAACCAACAATTAAATCTATCTCGAAAAACGTTGAAAGCTTTCCGAGCTACTTTGTATCAAATCGAACGAGAAGGTTTATCAGGTAAAAAATGGGGGAATTCAAATAATTTAATTGCTACAATTACTGGGTTTGCTAACTACGTAGCAATGGTTAACCCCAGCAAAGGCGCAGAATTTTTAGCATCAGTAGAACGGATTAAACAGAAATGCGATCGCTCCTAAGTTGTGAATAAAATATACAACTTGAGTAATTTCTCGCTTGCTATTTGCGGTTGTTGTGTTAAATTTATACCGAAGTAGTTGTAAAGTTACAAAGCTGTAGTACGGGTTCTGCATACCCGACTGGTACGCTGACTCATAGTATAAGCGTATACCGCAAAGTACTTTAGCTATTGCACCGTTTGATTAGCTCAGTTGGTAAGAGCGCCTGCTGTATGCGGGATGACCCAGGTTCAAATCCTGTATCAAACCCCCGAAAGTTAGCTCATTTGGTTAGAGCAATCGGTGTATCGCCGATTGGTAGCAGGTTCGATTCCTGTACTTTCTCCAAAATCCCCTCGTCCTGGGTACGGACACCTTGTTAGGGACAAGGCAATTTAACGGATACAGGTTAGGCGAAGTCTAACGCTGGACGTGTTTGTTTGATGAGTTCGTGAATTACTCTGTCATGCAGGTGTTTTATTGCAGTTCAGGAGCCAGCGCAAATGTAATTCTCTCTAACTTGAGTATGTCCTTCGTTTTCCCAATCCGATTCTCTACAGAGACTCTGGCACAGGCAAATCGAACGGCGTATTTGAGCGTTGTTGGCTTTGGTTGAATTACCTTCGGGTGTTCTGGCAAGGTTACAGCACTCTTCATCCAGTTTTGGAGAATCTTTTGCCCGCACCAAGATTGTTAACCCCTGTACTGGCAGAGTAAAACATATTTTTGTATTATATGTAGTATACCGAAATTATCTTGCTAAGGGTTGTAAGCTCCTGGTTAGTAGCTAAAGCTGCCAAAAAGACGAATGTTCTTATCTAATCTTCTCCGGCGGGTACAGTTGCCCAAATTATCGATTCAAATTTCTATGTGGAAAACCTTTTACATCAAGCCTAACGAAATCGGAATTTTATATTACCGCAGCGATTTTAAGAAGATTTTACAGCCAGGAACTTACACTTATTTGGGTCGCCACTGGCAAGTCAAAACTTATGACTTGAACCAGCCAGAAGTTAAGATTGAAAATTTAGAATTATTGCTCAGAACCCACGAAGCCGAATTACAAGAGCATCTATTAATTATTAGAACAGCATTTAACCAAGCTGCTTTAGTACGCTGCGGTCAAACCTGGATAAGTGTCATGCCAAATCAACTACGTGCTTTTTGGCGTGGCTTTATTGAGGTAGAATCTCATATTTTCAATTTAGAAGAAAGTCTAGAATTACCTGCTGAATTTGTTCAGCAATTGCGCGGACTTGCCATAAACGGATTGAAAAAATTCCAAATTTCAGAGTATGAAATTGGCTTGCTATACGTTCAAAATAACTTTATTAGACCTCTAGAACAAGGGGAATATGCTTTTTGGACTGTAAATCGGGATGTTGCACTAAGAACTCTCAGCCGGATCGTACCTAACCCAGACTTTCCACTAGAAGATGTAATGATTGAACAACATCCTGAGTTTGTTTCAGCCTATTGCGAAGTCGTACAATTACAAGATCGACAAGTAGCAATTGTCCGGTATTTGGGTAAAGTTATTGCTATTTTGCCACCTACAAGCCGCAAGTTATTTTGGCGCGGTGTGGAATTGGAAATGATCGATATTAGTAGCAATGCTAAATTATCGCCTAATTTAGTAGCAGAATTGTTGGCAGGTTCTAAAGAAGTTCTATTACTAAGCCATAACAGTTTGCACGTTCGAGAAGTACCCGCGCAGCACGTTGGTTTATTGTATGTAAATCAAGAATTTCAAGCTTTACTAGAGCCAGGAATACATGCTTGGTGGTTGTATGGACGCTCCTTTCAAACTGAAGTGATTGACATGCGTTTGCAAAATATCGAGGTATCCGGTCAAGATATTCTATCAAAAGATAAAGTTCCTCTACGCTTGAACTTAACTGCTGGTTTTCGCATTCAAGATCCGCTGAGAGCAAAAAATGGTTTATCAGATATTTCTAGTTTCTTGTATAAAGAATTACAGTTTGCTTTACGTGCAGCAGTTGGCGAACAAACTTTGGATGCACTATTAGAAAATAAAGGTGCGATCGATCGCAGTGTTGCTGAATACATTCGTAGCAAAACCGCAGACTATGGAATTGAAGTTGATTCTGTCGGGGTGAAAGATATAATTTTACCTGGCGAGATTAAGACAATATTGAGCAAGGTAGTAGAAGCGGAAAAAGCTGCTCAAGCAAACGTAGTTAGACGCAGAGAAGAAACCGCAGCTACTCGCAGTATGTTAAATACTGCAAAAGTGATGGAAGATAACCCTGTTGCTTTGCGTTTGAAAGAATTGGAGGTATTAGAACGAATTGCAGAAAAGATCGATCGCATTCAAGTTAATGGCAGTTTAGATAGTATTTTGACCGAATTAATTCAGATTAATCGGCAATAACCATATTACTGTAGGGGCGGGTTCACTAGAAATTTCCATACACATATGAAGAACTCTATTAACCCGCCCTCATATGATTTGGGATCAACCGATCGCCAGAATTAATAATAAAATTTAGCAATTTTTTGGGCGATCGCACCCCATTTAGAATTTTGAGTCACAGCTGCCCAATAAGCAAAGCCGCGAATTGCCATGTTGTGATCGACGGCTTTCACCTTGCCAGTTCGTCCGGTTTCCTGCCCTGCGGTGCGAGTATTGCCCTGAGTGCTAATTTCTCCTGAAGCTAAAACTCTGGTTTGCTGCCATGCTAAGGCTTTCTCAATCGCTGTTTTTACTTTTGGCGTGAGGGGATCGTCTGGAAAGTAAGTCACCCACCGCTGAGCATACACTACACCTACCATTTGATAACTACTATCATGCCCGCCTTTTTCTGGATTAATCCCATTTGGACGCTGTAAAGTTAAGCCTTCCTGAAGTGACTGACGGGCATATTTCATCAACTCTGCATCCCCAGTTAGTTTGCTGGTTAACCCCAAGGCTACTGCAACTGCATATCGGCGATGGGTGTAAGGCTGGTTGCGTTTAATTCCCTGTTTCCAGACATCTTGAGAAATCATCCAACGGGCAGCATGTCTAACCAAAGGCTTGTAACGCGATACTTGTGCTGCATACTTATTTGCTTGGGGAGACTGCTGGATGACTAAGAGACTATGGGCAACTGCTTGTACAAAGAACGAAGTACTATGGAAAGGATCGCCTGTTCCCTTAAAACTACCGTCCGCAGCCTGTTGCTTGAATCCCCAGTCAAACATTCTGAATCCCGCTTGGATGGCTTTAGGATTGTTGCTGACTAACCCACCAATCACCAATCCTTCACCGTAGCGTTGCGCTTCAATATACCATTTGTTTGTCCGATGACGCTCCCAGTCGATGTTGGTACTATGCGCCCCACTCGGTGATATAGCATTATATGACTTAGAAAGGCGACGGTAGAGAGAATTGCTAATGAGATTGGATGACTCGTAGTGAAAGTCTGTACGCTTTCTATTTCTCTGAGTTGGGGGAGTTGAAATCGGACGTTTAGCAACATCAAATTGAGATATGCGATCGCGTGTATCTGTCAAAATTAATGGAGAGGCGATCGCTTTTTCCCCAATTTGTACTGAGAATAGTAATAGCATCGCCAACAAACTGCGTACTTTCACTTCCTACTCCCTATTTATTCCCTTGTCTAACTTGCTGAAAACCTGTAGAGTCCAACAGTAAAACAACTGCTCCAGGCAAACTTAACATCCAACCCAAAACTGTAATTGTGAGAGACAACAATAGAGCTTGTTCTACTGAAAGACCAATCCGACTAAATAAATAAGCCCATAATCCTTCTTTTAGTCCAATTCCGCCTAAAGATATCGGTAGTAAAGTTACTACTACAATTATTGGAATAAAAACTAAGAGTTCCAAATAAGAAATTGGAATTTTTAACTGATGGGCAACTAAGTAATGATAATAAACTATAGCTAACTGTAGTAAAAGTGACAGTCCCATTGATAACAACAAAGCTTGGCGATGTTGGGCAAATGTGCGTAAGAGAATTTGAATTTTTGCAAACCGAGCCGCTACTGAACTCAGCCGAAACTTGATGAGCCAAGGTTCTGCCCAAATTAATAACTTTGGGCTGGCTATCAGTAAAACTGCTCCGACTAGCGAACCAACACAAGCTGCAAATAAGAGCAGAATATCCCAGCGTCCAATCAATTTAAAAGCAGGCACTAAGCCAATGACTGCTAACCCAGAAAGGGCAGCAAGTCCGGTAAATCTTTCTAGAAAAACAGATACAAGTGCTACTTCTGAATCTTTAGTCGATTGCGCGACTCGATAAACTCGATAGACATCTCCGCCTAGTGCGCCTGGGAGGAAAATATTCAAAAACATTCCAGCGAAATAACTACTGAGTAAACTACTCATTGGTGCAGAATGTCCGCTAGACCACAAAACAACTTGCCAACGCCAACAACTCAGCAGTTGACAACCCGTGTAGAATAGCAAAGCAAAGATAATAAAAGATGGAGATAGGTACTGAAATTGTACCCAGACTTGATACAAATCCATCCGAGTTAATACTAAAGCTAGTATTCCTGCGCTAACAATAATTTTGATTAACAATATTGGTTTTGTCTTCATCATTTACCTCAAAAAATGGTAATGTGCTTTAACAATCAATGGATAGAGATTATAAAAATTTACCAAATAGTACTATCAATTCTTTACGACTACGCCGCAGAAGATCCCCCCAACCCCCCTTAAAAAGGGGGGCTATGAGAGACGGATTTTTGCAAGAATAAATAGAATTGGTATGACAAATTTAATAAGCTCCTAAATCTCCCCCTTGATAAGGTACGTGCGGAAATACCCCATCTTCTGGTTTCCACAGCCGCACCCGCGCTCCAAAGGTTTCCATAATTGGTTGACCTAAAGTTTCTATGTAGTCGCGAAACACAGGTTCAAATCTACCTTCTGTGTGATTATCTACATGCAACCATACGCGCTTAGAATTCTCTAAAATATGGCTCATTTGATCTAAATTACTAATTAGTTTGCCACCACCCCAGCGATCGATCACTCGACCGTTATTCCAATAGAAAACATCGAAGCGGATATTACCTGGAATAAAGTAATCTAAGCCTCCTAAACCAGTTGAAGCAGCAGCCGGAGAAGTCGAAATCACAACATCGCCTGCTTGTCTGTGACTGCTAATATATGCGAATGCTTCATTGTTACGCCTAGTGAGTGCGTCGTGATAGCTAGCTAAAACTCGATTTGGTTCTACGTTCAGAATTAAAAGTAAGAGAACGCTGGCGATCGCAATCCCTCTACTTGGTAATAAATTTCTCGTAAACACCTCAAATTTGCTGGCTACACTTTCGGCAATACAAGCAGCACTATAAACAGCAAGTAAAATAAATATGGGATAAATTTGATAGGTGTACCTCGTAGCAATTTGATAAATCAAAATAGTGAGTAGTATCAAGTTGATCGAGACGCTACTGAACAAAAACAATGTTTTTCCATCTCGCCGTTTGAGAAAATATATCCAACCTAACAAAAAGAAAAAACTATAAATAATATGCATTCGACTGGGACCCACAAAGAAATTGTTTGCCAGTCCTGAAATGCTAAAGAAATGAACTTTGAGATAAGCGTCTGTACTGTCGGAAAGAGCTACCCAAGGAGTCAAACATCGAATCGAGAAGAAAACAAGATCGTAAGCAATAATTCCCATTGAAACGACGCTACTCATAACAATTTGCCAATCGTCCGCCCAGCGAAAAGGTCGATAGAAAAATATAAATCCTACTAAAAAGCAAGGCAATAAAGTTACAGTTACCTCTTGATTTAAGATGGTCAGAGTCAAAGCAATGAAAAATCCGTATTGGTAAGCTCTACCACTGCGATCGACAAATCCTTTGAGGAACAACCAGAAACTTAAGATGCTCAGGCATTGAACGACTTGGTAAAACCGAATGAAGCGAGAAAAGTAAACTTGTGAAGGATCGAAAGCTAGAATTGCCGTGACGATGAGAGCTATCCAAGCTTTTCCGGTAATTTTGCGGGTGAGAACATAAACTAAAACTAGGGTGGCTGTACCCCAAAGTACGGACAAAAAGCGAGCATTCACTACTGAATCCCCTAGCAGCCGCAGCCACAGAGCCAGCATGTAGTGATAGGCTGGAGAGCGGGTGTACCAAATACCCGATGTTGCTTGGGGCGCACCTGTACGCAGAATTCCCCTCGTTGCATCTAAAGAAGTATTTTCATCTGCATCGAGATCTACGAAACCCAGGTTATAGGCTCTAACAACAAAACCGATCGCAACGATCGCACCCAGCATCAACCATTGGTTCCAAGCGGGAGAATACGCTTGGTAAGCTGTCGTCAATCGATTTATGAAGTTGTGTCGCGTGTGGCTGGGAAGTAAAATAAACAGGGCGATCGCCCCAAATCCAAACAAAATTAAGCACATACTGATTGGAGATGCTCCAACCCTGCTAACTAAACTCAAGCTGATAAAGGCAGTTAACCCCATAGGCAACCACAACCCCAAGCAAGCTAGTCTCCTTTCCCGCCAACTCCACAACAGCGTCAGCAACACGACGATTAAAAACCCTAGCAAGATGAGTGAATCGCTTTGTTGTTGAAAAAACAGCAGTCCCCGTTCTGCTTCTGCATAGCGATGCTTGAGTAAACCAATTCCAATCAGAAAAAGCGTTCCTGGTAATAATAGCTCTGCCCCAGCGCCCAAACTATTCCACCAGCTAAGGCGATCGCCCAACCAAAATCTACCAAGACTCCAAGCGCTAACCACAGCACAACCTATACCTGCTAATTGCCACAGCCAAAAGTGCCAGAGATAATCGGGATAATTCAGCAGATATGCATCGCCCTCAAACGTGCGTTCTAACTTTTGTGCGTCTGGCGAACCCAAAACTTGTGCTGCTCGTGCTTCACCCTCGCCATTAAACCAGCCAGATACAGGTTGCTCCAGAGTTTTCCAAGTGTTATTCGTGGTAATGGGTGCGATCGCTGCGTGCGACTTAGTTTCTGCCCAGCCATCCAAGAAAAATCCGAGCGGATTAAAGGGAGCCGCCGCACCAAGTTGGTGCAGGGGTCGAGTCAAATGTACAGCCAGGGTATTGCTGCCAGGTCGGAGAAAATTTGTCACCTCATACATGTGTAATTG
This window of the Chroococcidiopsis thermalis PCC 7203 genome carries:
- a CDS encoding type II toxin-antitoxin system RelE/ParE family toxin; this translates as MNRFRLSQQAEQDLEDIWVYLARQNELLADKQIAQILDRFPMLSQFPDMGKQRNNLLPGLRSFPVQPYIVFYTKIADGIEIVRVLHQFRDIDSQLS
- a CDS encoding glycosyltransferase family 39 protein is translated as MNRLNRWLSLGLVIILGFLLGISGFSVWDKNPAAADRVAWSAQTQWIAPQAPTYRFYARRSFFLNDVPEAAWLRLSADNDFILYVNGRAIARDRNILYHSLGLGSRFSEDFQRANDSVAYRSRGYDWIQLANAKDWKLTTYVDLTRHLQAGRNTIAIEVQKSRQNPRVVVEGAVYPLSTSPAIDLATGTTPWVVSNLNEAHNGLLWFDRDFPDESWSSAKAIGSVQEGTYKRLSPRLFDRFLGGNWITGIESTQGEVWLRSDWQIPQHQFSRAFIRFAGDGKYALLINGLLVNRYDAEQNNQLHMYEVTNFLRPGSNTLAVHLTRPLHQLGAAAPFNPLGFFLDGWAETKSHAAIAPITTNNTWKTLEQPVSGWFNGEGEARAAQVLGSPDAQKLERTFEGDAYLLNYPDYLWHFWLWQLAGIGCAVVSAWSLGRFWLGDRLSWWNSLGAGAELLLPGTLFLIGIGLLKHRYAEAERGLLFFQQQSDSLILLGFLIVVLLTLLWSWRERRLACLGLWLPMGLTAFISLSLVSRVGASPISMCLILFGFGAIALFILLPSHTRHNFINRLTTAYQAYSPAWNQWLMLGAIVAIGFVVRAYNLGFVDLDADENTSLDATRGILRTGAPQATSGIWYTRSPAYHYMLALWLRLLGDSVVNARFLSVLWGTATLVLVYVLTRKITGKAWIALIVTAILAFDPSQVYFSRFIRFYQVVQCLSILSFWLFLKGFVDRSGRAYQYGFFIALTLTILNQEVTVTLLPCFLVGFIFFYRPFRWADDWQIVMSSVVSMGIIAYDLVFFSIRCLTPWVALSDSTDAYLKVHFFSISGLANNFFVGPSRMHIIYSFFFLLGWIYFLKRRDGKTLFLFSSVSINLILLTILIYQIATRYTYQIYPIFILLAVYSAACIAESVASKFEVFTRNLLPSRGIAIASVLLLLILNVEPNRVLASYHDALTRRNNEAFAYISSHRQAGDVVISTSPAAASTGLGGLDYFIPGNIRFDVFYWNNGRVIDRWGGGKLISNLDQMSHILENSKRVWLHVDNHTEGRFEPVFRDYIETLGQPIMETFGARVRLWKPEDGVFPHVPYQGGDLGAY
- a CDS encoding reverse transcriptase family protein, which gives rise to MVVKHQATIPRLTEGSIEQLRKRGLPECNTDEEIALAMGISVEKLHFLAGDRSISSTSLYSRFQISKKTGAARTITAPTPELKAAQRWILKHILDKIEIHDAAHGFCRDRSIVTNATPHVGRDVIVKLDLQNFFQLITYKRVKELFHGFGYSETAATIFGLICTIATTNNSNKTSCKNIEKRHLPEGAPTSPAISNLVCDRLDTHLTKLANNLGFRYTRYADDLTFSCYGAAHKVDKLIQESKSIVTQESFTVNSDKTQVLSKSVQQIVTGIVVNQQLNLSRKTLKAFRATLYQIEREGLSGKKWGNSNNLIATITGFANYVAMVNPSKGAEFLASVERIKQKCDRS
- a CDS encoding lysylphosphatidylglycerol synthase transmembrane domain-containing protein translates to MKTKPILLIKIIVSAGILALVLTRMDLYQVWVQFQYLSPSFIIFALLFYTGCQLLSCWRWQVVLWSSGHSAPMSSLLSSYFAGMFLNIFLPGALGGDVYRVYRVAQSTKDSEVALVSVFLERFTGLAALSGLAVIGLVPAFKLIGRWDILLLFAACVGSLVGAVLLIASPKLLIWAEPWLIKFRLSSVAARFAKIQILLRTFAQHRQALLLSMGLSLLLQLAIVYYHYLVAHQLKIPISYLELLVFIPIIVVVTLLPISLGGIGLKEGLWAYLFSRIGLSVEQALLLSLTITVLGWMLSLPGAVVLLLDSTGFQQVRQGNK
- a CDS encoding slipin family protein, with protein sequence MWKTFYIKPNEIGILYYRSDFKKILQPGTYTYLGRHWQVKTYDLNQPEVKIENLELLLRTHEAELQEHLLIIRTAFNQAALVRCGQTWISVMPNQLRAFWRGFIEVESHIFNLEESLELPAEFVQQLRGLAINGLKKFQISEYEIGLLYVQNNFIRPLEQGEYAFWTVNRDVALRTLSRIVPNPDFPLEDVMIEQHPEFVSAYCEVVQLQDRQVAIVRYLGKVIAILPPTSRKLFWRGVELEMIDISSNAKLSPNLVAELLAGSKEVLLLSHNSLHVREVPAQHVGLLYVNQEFQALLEPGIHAWWLYGRSFQTEVIDMRLQNIEVSGQDILSKDKVPLRLNLTAGFRIQDPLRAKNGLSDISSFLYKELQFALRAAVGEQTLDALLENKGAIDRSVAEYIRSKTADYGIEVDSVGVKDIILPGEIKTILSKVVEAEKAAQANVVRRREETAATRSMLNTAKVMEDNPVALRLKELEVLERIAEKIDRIQVNGSLDSILTELIQINRQ